The following are from one region of the Simiduia agarivorans SA1 = DSM 21679 genome:
- a CDS encoding M20/M25/M40 family metallo-hydrolase encodes MAIMKWLGLAALCGCSLAVQAGLTAVERTLQASVDAIEPQYLALLERVVNINSGTHNHAGVKAVADEFVPAFEALGFTTQWHDGSAFNRAGHLLARRGKQGPKILLIGHLDTVFAPQDKFQRWQPLADGRVKGPGITDMKGGNVVMLMALHALQDAGVLDQLQIQVVLTGDEEARGEPIELAVAPLLAAGDWADVALGFEDGDSDPATAVIARRGSASWRLEVSGKPAHSSQVFREDVGFGAVYEMARVLNAFRTELSDQPLLTYNPGFVLAGTDVEETAASRGRAFGKANVIAATALVEGDLRAISPASQTAAWARMQAIASASLPHTKSVFTYQERYPPMAPTPGNEALLALYSQASEDLGHGVVVAVDPRRAGAADISFVAGRVAMALDGLGLMGEGGHTPDEIANMATLRSQSQRAALLMYRLSQRQNSANAH; translated from the coding sequence ATGGCAATCATGAAATGGCTGGGGTTGGCCGCACTGTGTGGGTGCAGTTTAGCGGTACAGGCGGGACTCACTGCGGTGGAGCGTACATTGCAGGCATCGGTGGACGCGATTGAACCGCAATACCTCGCCCTGCTGGAACGGGTGGTCAATATTAACAGCGGCACCCACAACCACGCGGGTGTGAAAGCCGTCGCCGATGAGTTTGTGCCCGCCTTTGAAGCCCTGGGCTTTACCACGCAATGGCACGATGGCAGTGCGTTTAACCGCGCCGGACATCTGTTGGCCCGGCGCGGCAAACAAGGCCCGAAAATATTATTGATCGGCCATCTGGATACCGTGTTTGCGCCACAGGACAAATTCCAGCGCTGGCAGCCGTTGGCCGATGGTCGGGTCAAGGGGCCGGGCATTACCGACATGAAGGGCGGCAATGTGGTGATGCTGATGGCATTGCACGCGTTGCAGGATGCGGGGGTGTTGGACCAATTGCAGATTCAGGTGGTGCTGACCGGCGATGAAGAAGCCCGGGGGGAGCCCATCGAATTGGCTGTGGCGCCGCTACTGGCCGCGGGTGATTGGGCCGATGTAGCGCTGGGTTTCGAAGACGGTGATTCAGACCCGGCCACCGCAGTGATCGCCCGCCGGGGTTCTGCCAGCTGGCGCCTGGAGGTCAGCGGTAAACCGGCGCACTCCTCACAGGTGTTCCGCGAAGATGTGGGCTTTGGCGCTGTGTACGAAATGGCGCGGGTACTGAACGCATTCCGCACGGAATTGAGTGACCAGCCGTTGCTGACCTATAACCCGGGCTTTGTGCTGGCCGGCACCGACGTGGAAGAAACCGCCGCCAGCCGCGGGCGGGCATTCGGCAAAGCCAATGTAATCGCGGCCACGGCGCTGGTAGAAGGGGACTTACGGGCCATATCACCGGCCAGCCAGACCGCCGCATGGGCGCGCATGCAGGCCATTGCCAGTGCCAGCCTGCCGCACACCAAGTCAGTATTTACTTACCAGGAGCGCTATCCGCCAATGGCCCCAACCCCCGGCAACGAAGCGTTGCTGGCACTATACAGTCAGGCCAGTGAAGATCTCGGTCACGGTGTGGTGGTGGCGGTGGATCCGCGTCGCGCCGGTGCGGCAGATATTTCCTTTGTCGCCGGCCGGGTGGCAATGGCATTGGACGGCCTGGGCCTGATGGGCGAGGGCGGCCATACCCCGGATGAAATCGCCAACATGGCAACGCTCAGAAGCCAGAGCCAGCGCGCGGCACTGCTCATGTACCGGCTGTCGCAGCGTCAGAATAGTGCGAATGCACATTAA
- a CDS encoding LysE family translocator, with amino-acid sequence MPPIEVLVSFTFAALLLNLSPGPSNLYVMARSLAQGPEAGFVAAAGLAAGSLVHVLAASVGLAAVFLYAPVLFTAVKLVGAAYLLYLGVQYLRSQPDLSVGQSAKRSNGRIFRESFLVEATNPKTALFFLALLPQFADASYGPLGPQLLVLGLIVTLSAVPCDIIVALGASRVRRWLAAHPRAPLIQERVSGGILVALAMFIVGEEAVAQWQS; translated from the coding sequence ATGCCACCGATAGAAGTGCTTGTGAGTTTTACCTTTGCTGCGCTGCTGCTGAATTTATCGCCCGGGCCGAGCAATCTGTATGTGATGGCGCGGTCGCTGGCACAGGGGCCTGAGGCCGGCTTCGTGGCGGCTGCGGGTTTAGCTGCGGGCAGTTTGGTGCATGTGTTGGCGGCGAGCGTGGGCCTGGCTGCCGTATTTTTATATGCGCCGGTGTTGTTTACAGCGGTGAAGCTGGTGGGTGCCGCGTATCTGTTGTATCTGGGCGTGCAGTATTTACGCAGCCAGCCCGACCTGTCGGTGGGGCAGTCGGCAAAGCGCAGCAATGGCCGGATTTTCCGCGAGAGTTTCCTGGTCGAGGCCACGAACCCCAAGACCGCACTGTTCTTTTTGGCACTGTTGCCGCAATTTGCCGACGCGAGCTACGGCCCGCTGGGGCCACAGTTGCTGGTGTTGGGATTGATTGTCACCCTGTCCGCTGTGCCCTGTGACATCATCGTCGCCTTGGGCGCAAGCCGCGTGCGCCGCTGGCTGGCCGCGCATCCGCGCGCGCCGTTGATTCAGGAGCGGGTGTCCGGTGGCATTCTGGTGGCGTTGGCCATGTTTATCGTAGGCGAGGAGGCAGTAGCACAATGGCAATCATGA
- a CDS encoding RES family NAD+ phosphorylase, whose amino-acid sequence MSLWTALNGVDRIQPLTVELVRVVESQEQIATLSLVDNLEEQAVLESLLEAVKPAGAPQGLHYLLSSPFRYPPLAWGSRFGRRHEPSLFYGSLNIETALVECAFYRLVFLDGMADPFSRAVVSQHTSFRVRGHGQRGVNLALHPFSEHEPLLRSPVDYSGTQALGTDMRAASVELVVYLSARDQRPNALNVGIFSPDVLKASQPGQFQNWTCYATRESVRYVAAPGVKGRESFSFERGKFEVEGRLPVPA is encoded by the coding sequence ATGTCGCTATGGACTGCGCTCAATGGCGTGGATCGCATTCAGCCTCTGACCGTTGAACTGGTGCGGGTGGTCGAGTCCCAGGAGCAGATTGCCACCCTGAGCCTGGTGGATAATCTGGAAGAGCAGGCGGTGCTCGAGTCATTGTTGGAAGCGGTCAAACCGGCGGGTGCGCCGCAAGGTTTGCATTATCTGCTTTCAAGCCCCTTCCGCTATCCCCCGCTGGCCTGGGGCAGCCGCTTTGGACGCCGGCACGAGCCCTCCCTGTTTTATGGGTCCCTGAATATTGAAACCGCATTGGTGGAATGTGCGTTCTATCGGCTGGTATTTCTCGATGGCATGGCCGACCCATTCAGCCGTGCGGTGGTGTCGCAACACACCAGCTTCAGGGTGCGTGGGCACGGTCAGCGGGGCGTGAATCTGGCGTTGCATCCGTTCAGTGAGCATGAACCGCTGTTGCGGTCGCCGGTGGACTACAGTGGGACCCAGGCTCTGGGCACCGACATGCGTGCGGCTTCGGTGGAGCTGGTGGTGTATTTGTCGGCCCGGGATCAACGGCCCAATGCGCTTAACGTGGGTATCTTCAGTCCCGATGTGCTGAAGGCGAGCCAGCCTGGGCAATTCCAGAACTGGACCTGTTACGCCACGCGGGAAAGCGTGCGCTATGTGGCTGCGCCCGGCGTCAAAGGGCGGGAGTCATTCAGTTTCGAGCGGGGCAAATTTGAAGTGGAAGGCCGGCTGCCTGTGCCGGCCTGA
- a CDS encoding antitoxin Xre/MbcA/ParS toxin-binding domain-containing protein yields the protein MNQPDPASVLCKALHNTQESLGLTQEETGKIIGKDRTTVGRLFERGQLSPHTKEGELALLLVRLYRSLYAMLGGSQSQMQHWLNTPNQHLGQTPRALLVTVQGLVEVVNYLDAMRGRL from the coding sequence ATGAATCAACCGGACCCGGCCAGTGTGTTGTGTAAAGCATTGCACAATACCCAGGAGTCGCTGGGTTTAACCCAGGAGGAAACCGGCAAAATTATCGGTAAAGACCGCACTACCGTGGGCCGGTTATTTGAACGCGGACAGCTGTCTCCGCACACAAAAGAAGGCGAGCTGGCGTTGTTGCTGGTGCGCCTTTATCGCAGTTTGTACGCCATGCTCGGTGGCAGCCAGAGTCAGATGCAGCACTGGCTGAATACGCCCAATCAGCATCTGGGGCAAACGCCGCGGGCTTTGTTAGTCACTGTTCAGGGCCTGGTGGAAGTGGTGAATTACCTCGATGCCATGCGCGGGCGCCTCTAG
- a CDS encoding DUF4870 family protein, producing MNDSAPVSTSGDAGSVKLIYILYLASILVGITGIVGVIMAYVNKNGDEGVLNNHYRFQIRTFWISLLYGVIALVTMPLMGLGVLLMLALLVWYIIRCVKGLKAIGENREMDNVTTWLI from the coding sequence ATGAACGATTCTGCGCCCGTATCCACCAGTGGCGACGCTGGTAGCGTAAAGCTTATTTATATTCTGTACTTGGCCTCTATTCTGGTGGGCATCACCGGTATTGTTGGCGTCATCATGGCGTACGTGAACAAGAACGGCGACGAAGGTGTGCTCAATAACCACTACCGTTTTCAGATCCGGACCTTCTGGATCAGCCTGCTGTACGGCGTGATTGCGCTGGTTACCATGCCACTGATGGGACTGGGCGTATTGCTGATGCTGGCTTTGCTGGTGTGGTACATCATTCGCTGCGTCAAGGGCCTGAAGGCGATTGGCGAGAACCGCGAAATGGACAACGTGACCACCTGGCTGATCTGA
- a CDS encoding YfiR/HmsC family protein: MLPHLKRFALALFALLLASGVQAKPLPSQLTAAIILKLASLEARLQDEKDISIWIINDPALARVLEKRVGKTIGRSTLRAVHTDLPAGTRPDLVYINSQNKLPEFVARANQLGAISMTPFHNGNVKDVTVLIYDDQGLPAITINMPASRQLNLQWDPSVLEISDVIY; encoded by the coding sequence ATGTTGCCGCATCTGAAACGCTTCGCACTGGCACTGTTTGCCCTGCTACTCGCCTCCGGCGTGCAGGCCAAGCCGCTACCCAGCCAACTCACTGCTGCCATCATCCTCAAACTGGCGTCGCTGGAAGCCCGCCTGCAAGACGAAAAGGACATCAGCATTTGGATCATCAATGATCCCGCGCTGGCCAGGGTACTGGAAAAACGTGTGGGCAAAACCATTGGCCGCAGCACACTGCGCGCGGTTCATACCGATCTGCCGGCGGGCACCAGACCCGATCTGGTTTACATTAACAGTCAAAACAAACTGCCAGAATTTGTTGCCCGGGCGAACCAGCTGGGTGCCATTTCCATGACGCCGTTTCACAACGGCAATGTGAAAGATGTCACGGTGCTGATCTACGATGATCAGGGCTTGCCCGCCATCACCATCAACATGCCTGCTTCGCGCCAACTCAACCTGCAGTGGGACCCGTCTGTACTCGAGATTTCAGATGTGATTTACTGA